The Acinetobacter calcoaceticus sequence CGTGCTGGTCAAGTGCATGAGCAAGAATATCAACATGGTGATCCGCAATACCCATTACGTGTGATTGGTGAAACGGATAAGAGCGGTACAACGGTACGCTTTTGGCCAAGTGAACTAACATTTACTCAAACCATTTTTAACGTAGAAATTCTAGCGCGTCGTTTACGTGAGCTTTCATTCTTAAACGCAGGCGTACGTATTGTTTTGCGTGATGAACGTATTAACCTTGAACATGTATATGATTACGAAGGTGGATTATCTGAGTTTGTAAAATACATTAACGAAGGTAAAACTCATCTAAATGAGATTTTCCATTTTACTGCGGATACAGATAACGGTATTGGCGTAGAAGTAGCCTTGCAGTGGAATGAAAGTTATCAAGAAAATGTTCGTTGCTTTACCAATAACATTCCTCAAAAAGATGGCGGTAGCCATTTAGCTGGTTTCCGTGCAGCTTTGACTCGTGGTTTAAACCAATATCTTGAAAGTGAAAATATTCTCAAGAAAGAAAAAGTTAATGTAACGGGTGACGATGCACGTGAAGGTTTGACGGCTATTATTTCGGTAAAAGTACCTGATCCGAAATTCTCATCTCAAACTAAAGAGAAACTAGTATCAAGTGAAGTAAAGCCGGCGGTTGAGCAAGCGATGAACAAAGAGTTCTCAGCTTACTTACTTGAAAATCCGCAAGCTGCGAAGTCAATTGCGGGTAAGATTATTGATGCTGCACGTGCTCGTGATGCTGCACGTAAAGCGCGTGAAATGACGCGTCGTAAGAGCGCACTTGATATTGCTGGTTTACCAGGTAAATTGGCAGATTGTCAGGAAAAAGATCCTGCACTTTCTGAATTATATCTTGTCGAGGGTGACTCGGCGGGTGGTAGTGCCAAGCAAGGTCGTAACCGTAAAATGCAGGCTATTTTGCCGTTGAAAGGTAAAATTCTGAACGTTGAACGTGCACGCTTTGACAAAATGATTTCTAGTCAGGAAGTGGGTACTTTAATTACCGCACTTGGCTGTGGTATTGGCCGCGAAGAATATAATCCTGATAAGTTACGTTATCATAAAATTATTATCATGACCGATGCCGACGTTGATGGTTCGCATATTCGAACCTTGTTGTTAACGTTCTTCTTCCGTCAAATGCCAGAGTTGGTTGAGCGTGGATATATCTATATTGCACAGCCACCTTTATATAAGTTGAAAAAAGGCAAGCAAGAACAATACATCAAAGATAATGATGCATTGGAAAACTACCTAATTTCGAATGCAATTGATGAATTGTCGTTACATATCAATGCTGAAGCTCCTGCAATTACTGGTGTAGCCCTTGCAAAGGTTATTCAGGATTACCAAGTTTCACAAAAGAGCTTACAGCGCTTAACGTTGCGTTATCCTGCAAGTCTGCTTGATGCTTTACTTGAAGTAGAAGCATTTAAAGCTGATCAAAATCATGATCAGGCTTATGTAGAGCAATGGGCTGAGAAAGTACGTGAAACAATTGTTAAATTACAGCCAAGTTTACGTCCGGAAATTACGCTTGAAGCATTTGAACGTGAAAATGCTCAAGGTGAAAAATCTGCACATTATTGGCCACGTATTACAGTATATGTTCATAACTTGCCACATGCCTATTTGCTTGATGCAGGTTTATTAAATTCAGCTGAATATGCACGTTTATTGAAAAATTCGAAAAGCTGGTTCAGTTTAGTTGAAGATGGAGCCTATTTACAAAAAGGTGACCGTCGTATTCAAGTGGCTAACTTCCATCAAGTTTGGCAGCATATTTTACAAGATTCGCGCCGCGGTATGATGATCCAACGCTATAAAGGTCTTGGCGAGATGAATGCTGAACAGCTTTGGGAAACGACAATGGACCCTGAAAACCGTCATATGTTGCAGGTAACCATTGACGATGCGATTGAAGCAGATCGTATGTTCTCTTGCTTAATGGGTGATGATGTGGAACCACGTCGTGCATTCATTGAAGAGAATGCTTTAAATGCAGATATTGATGCTTAATTCATAACATGATTCTAAATCAGTCTAGGGAGAGAAGATGATGGGTCAGAAAGTATTAGCTAGTTTGTTAATCTCATGTGTGTTTTTAGGAAGCTCTGCGGTTTGGGCAGCTGATTTAGAAACGAATATGAAAACTTTAGCTAAGAGCACTAAAGTATTTGCTGAAACGAAAGATGCTGCTAATGCGAAACAACAACTTGTTGTAATGCGTGAAGCAGCGGTTTCTTCTAAGCAATATTTGCCGCATAAACTCGAAGGTTTGCCCTCAGAAAATGTACAGATAAAAGAGTACCAAGCTGGTTTAGATCAGCTTGTTGCCGAGATTGATAAAGTAACAGCATTGGTTGAGCACGGACAGTTAGATCAAGCAAAAACTGAAGCAATGAATTTAGTCAAAATTCGAAATGAAAATCATAAAAAATTTAGATAATTCTTTTTTATGATGATTAAGAAAAGGCTTTGTTTAATTTGAGACAAAGCCTTTTGTTTTATAAGAAAATAAATTTGCAAACTGCTATTCTCTTGGATACTCATTTATTACAAGAGAATATAATTTTGAAAAAAACACAAAAACTTTTATGTATTGTAATTTTATTTTTTAATTGCTTATTTCAACTACATGCGGCTACAGCACCCACTTTTTACGGAAAATTAGTATTTCATCGTTATAGTGATTATGACGCATGGGACAGTAAGCTTTATCTTTATAATTTCACCACGCAGCAAACCACATTACTGGGCGCAAATTGGAAAATTGACCACATGATGAATGGTCATTTTTCCCCAGATGGTAAATGGCTCACTTTTATGGGGGTTAATTCTGGACAGCATTATGGCGATGCATGGGATGTGTATGCCTGGAAAGTAGGAAGTACGGAATTACCTATTAATCTGACTCAGGGAAATAATAAACGGGATGAAGATCCAAAATTTATAGATAATCAACGTATTATTTTTAAGCAAAATGGTGATTTAAAAATCGTCAAAATGACTGATCGTGCAATTACTTCAGTCACTCAAAATGGTTGGGATATCGAAGAGTCTATGCCTTATCCAATGGTCAATACTACGCAAATCTTATATGCCAAAGGTGCGAGTAGTAATTCTAGAATTTTTAGTATTGATCAGTCAGGTGCATATGATACGCAGTTGACTAATATTGCCTCATATTATCCAGTATGGTGGCAGGGAAGCCGTTTTTTATATGTACGCTGGTATAGCGCAACGAATGAACATGATCAGATTTATGTTTATGATACGAGTACTAAACAAACTACACGTTTGCCATTTAACAGCACTGTTGTAGATACATCAGACCCAGCACCTTTAGACCAGCGTTACATGGTGGTTTCTCTTGCTGGACAAACTGGAAATCGTAGTGGTTATGATTTATATATTGCAGATAGTTTATCAAGCAATGTTTGGCCTTTGCCAATCAATACCAGTTTAAATGAATTAGGGGCTTTTTATACCCCTTATTAATGAATAAAAAAGCCGATTAAGAAATCGGCTTTTTTATTTTGAAAAATAGATTAATCAAAAGAGGCTTCCATCTCTTCCAATTCCATCATGAGTTCTAAAAGCTGTTCTTCATATTGCTCAAGTTTAGCTTTCAGCTCAGTCTGTTCATTCATAAGCTTGAGTAGATCATCTTTACGTGCTGCATCATATAAAGATGTATCTGCTAAAGACTCTTCAATTTTGGCAAGTTGTAGTTGAAGTTTCTCAATTTGAGACTCAATTTTTTCGATATTTTTACGAATAGGTCGAGTTTGTTCACGACGGCGAGCTGCTTCTTTACGCTGTGCTTCTTTATCGACTTTAGCTGGGGCAGGAGCGGTAGAGGAAGAATTATTCTGCCCTACAGTAGTTTGAGCATTGATGAGTTGCTGACGTGCTTCACGTAGCCATTTTGCATAATCCTGTAAATCACCTTCAAACTCGGTACATTTCCCGCCGTGTACCAAAAGAAGCTCGTCACAAACACTTGCAATGAGTTGACGTTCGTGGGAAACCAATACGACAGCACCTTCAAAATCTTGTAATGCCATGCTCAATGCATGACGCATATCAAGATCTAAATGGTTCGTCGGTTCATCCAGAATCAAAACATTTGGACGCTGCCATACAATCAGTGCAAGGGCCAAACGAGCACGCTCTCCACCAGAAAAGGTTTCACATGGTGTATCCATGCGCTCACCACTAAAGCCAAAACTACCTAAAAAAGAACGTAAAGACGCTTCACTAATTTTTTTATCGGCTAAACGGGCAATTTGTAACATTGGAGTAGCATGGCCATCTAAAGCATCCATTTGGTGCTGTGCAAAGTAACCAATATTAAGTAACTCTGATGCCTTGCGTTCACCAGCTAAGAGCGGCAAATCACCCACTAAGCTCTTAATTAGGGTCGATTTACCTGCGCCGTTCATACCAAGTAAACCAATACGAGAGGTTGGTGTAATTTGTAATCTGATTTTTTCGGCGATTTGTTTATCGCCATAACCAATGCTGGCATTGTCTAAAGTCAGTAACGGCGAACTCATTTTGGTCGGTTCACGGAAACTAAAAGTGAAAGGTGTATCAATATGGGCTGGAGCGAGCTCTTGCATGCGCTCAAGTTGTTTAATTCGACTTTGTGCTTGACGAGCTTTCGTCGCTTTTGCTTTAAAACGATCAATAAATTTTTGTAGGTGAGCACGTGTTTCTTCTTGCTTCTCAAAAGCTTGTTGCTGCTGAGCAAGACGTTCACTACGCGTAGTTTCAAATGTAGAGTAGTTTCCGGTGTAAAGGGTGAGTTCCTGATTTTCAATGTGCAGAATATGATCTGTAATCGCATCTAAAAAGTCGCGGTCATGCGAAATTAAAATGAGTGTACCTTCATAAGCTTTAAGCCAATCTTCTAACCACAAGATTGCATCTAAGTCTAAGTGGTTTGTTGGTTCATCTAGTAATAATAAATCTGAACGACTCATTAGGGTACGCGCCAAATTTAAACGCATACGCCATCCACCAGAGAAACTCGCAACGTTTAAACGCAATTGATTTTCTAGAAAACCAAGACCAGCCATGAGTTGAGCCGCTTTAGATGGTGCTGAATAACCATGAATTTCATCAAAGCGACCATGCAATTGAGCCAGTTCAGAGTCAGTAAGTTGGTCGGGTTGGGTAAGCTTATTTTGAATATCCCAAAACTCTTCATCACCTGAAAGAACGAAATCGATTGCAGACATGTCCAGTGCTTTTACTTCTTGCGCCATATGCGCCACGATCCAGCCTGAAGGGCGAGTCAGCGAACCTTCATCGGCACCTAAACTTCCAAGTAAAGCTGCAAATAAGGTGGATTTGCCTGCACCATTCACTCCCGTCAGACCAATCTTCCAGCCTGGGTGTAATTGCATAGACGCTTTTTGAAATAGAACACGTCCACCGCGGCGTAAAGAAACTTGGTCAAATTGAATCATCTTATTGTATCGAGGTGAGTTAGGGATGCTGTATTTTAAAGAGAACTGCCGATGAAAACAAAACTTTCCGGATTTTAGTTAGAAGCAGACAATAATTATAGAAATAGAAAAACTTTAGACTCAGCTATTCATCCGAAATTTTCAAAATATTGAATAAGATAGAACACATTTAAAAAAAATATGACTAAAATAAAAACAGTTTAAAATTTGGTTAATTAATAAGCTACTAATAAAACCAGACTAAGGAAAGTAAAATGAAAAAGGGATTGGGGATGATGAGTACAGTATTTTGCTGTGCTATGGGGACAGCACATGCGGGACAAAATGTATGTGTATTTGATCTATTAGGAAAATCAGGGGAATCCTATAAAATGATGGAAGAGTGGGTACTTGCAGCTAAAAGCTGGCAAGCTGATATCACTTTAATTCCATTTCAAGATGAAGGGCTGGTTGACCGTAAACTGCGTGAAGGCAAATGTGATGCCGCTTATATGACTTCAATGCGGGCGCGAAATTATAATAAATTTGCGGGTTCTATCGATGCGATTGGTGGGGTAACCAGTAACGCTATTGCTCAAAAAGCAATTAGTTATGTTCTAGATAAACGCAATAAACAGCGCTTATTAACTACCCAAAATGGAACGAACTATGAGGTTGTTGGTATTGTTCAAATTGGTTTGGCTTATTTATTTGTAAGAGATAAGAGCGTTAACTCGATCGAAAAAGTAAAAGGTAAAAAATTCGCTATTTTGCATTATGACCTTGCTCAAAAAATTATGGTAGAAAGTGTGGGGGCGCTGCCTATTCCTTCTGAAATTAATGATTTTGTGAAAAAGTTTAATAGCGGACAAGTCGATGCAATTGCTGCGCCTGCTTATGCTTATAAACCACTAGAGATTGGCAAAGGTATAGGCACTAAAGGGGCTATGTTTAATTTTCCAGTGGTGAATGTTACTGGAGATTTAATTGCGAGAACTGATAAGTTCCCTACAGATTTTGGCATAAAATCACGTGATTGGTTTATACAAAAATTACCTCAAAACTTTGCCATGATAAAGCGGTTAGAAATGGGCGTACCGTCAAAAATTAGAATGAATTTTTCAGCAGAAGATAAAACCAAATATCAAAAACTTTTAAGAGAGGGGCGTCTCAACTTAACCAAACAGGGTGTATACGATGCGACCATGATGAGTGTACTTAAGCGTGCTCGCTGTACAGTCGAACGGACAAATTTTGAATGTACGCTTAATGGAGAGTAGATTATTTTTTCATCACAAAAACCCTACATATATTTCCATACTGAATATGGGTATGAAAATTGTGAATATAAAAAGTAACTTACGGAAACGTAGAGATTTTTATCACTAATAAATAATTTAAATTGAACAAACAATGGTTCAATTAGATAAAAAAATTGAGTAAATGCTCTATTTTTTTCTAAAAAACATGATTAATATCTGTCTTTGAAAGGAAACTTCAAACAAAAAATCTGTTCCGTGGAAGGATGAAGAAAATGAAAAAAATCGTACTTGCTATGGCTGCCGCTTCTGTTGTTGGTTTTTCTGCTTCAGCGCAAGCAGCGAGTACCGTGTGTGTATTCGACCTCTTAGGAAAAGCAGGCGACTCATATAAAATGATGGAAGAATGGGCTCTAGCTGCAAAAGGCTGGGGTACTGAAATTAACTTGGTACCTCGTCAGGACGAGGCTGTTGCTGATAATGATTTTAAAGCGGGTAAATGTGATGCTGTAGCAATGACAGCAATGCGTGCACGCCAATATAACAAATTTGCAGGATCTATCGACTCACTTGGCGGTGTTCCAAATAACCAAATCGCTCAACGTGCAATTACTTATGTATTAGATGCGCGTAATGCAGCAAAAATGACCACTAATATGGGTGGTAAAAAATACGAAGTAGCTGGTATTTCTCCGCTAGGTTCAGCGTTCATTTTCGTGCGTGACAAAAACATCAACTCTGTTGAAAAAGCTGCGGGTAAAAAATTCGCTGTATTGGGTTATGACGATGCACAAAAAATTATGGTGCAGCGTGTAGGTGCTCAAGCAGTTCTTTCTGATATTTCAAACTTTGCTGCGAAATTTAATAATGGCCAAGTAGATATGGTAGGTGCGCCTGCTTATGCTTACAAACCATTAGAATTAAATAAAGGTTTAGGTGCAAACGGTGTAATGTGGAACTTCCCTGTATTACACGTTACAGCTGATCTAGTATTACGTTCTGATAAATTCCCAGCTGGTTTTGGTCAAAAATCTCGTGACTGGTTTGTTAAACAGTTGCCTAAGAACTTTGCAATGATCAACCGTTTAGAAGCTCAGATTCCTGGCAAATACAAAATGAATTTAAGTGCAGAAGACAAACTTAAATATCAAAAAATGTTACGTGATGGTCGTATGGACTTAACTAAACGTGGTGTTTACGATGCAGGAATGATGTCTGTATTGAAAAAAGCACGTTGTTCTGTAGACAAGGCTAACTTTGAATGTTCAATGCCTGGTGAATAATCTTAATTTCTCTAAAAAAGCCTAGACTTAGTTCTAGGCTTTTTGTTTTGTATATGCTGTCAATTCTGCCATTGTGGATCACTAGAAAGACGTTAAGCTAAATTTAGATAAAAACTTCATAAGGAAACATGAAGGTATAAAAATGGATCAAGGACTTCTGTGATTAAAATAATTGCTAATAGATAGACGACTATCTATTTTTCATGGAAATAAAATCATAAAAGCAAAATGGATCCGTAAAAATATCTTCAACATGATTTTTTATATGAAGCCTATCCGACTCATACCATTTCGGTGTGAAATTTCTTGGTATCGAAAAACAAAAAACTCCACAAGGAAAGGGAAAAGAATATGCAATTTTCCAAAATGCTATTACTTGCGATGGGACTGACCACAGTTTCTTTTGCAGCTCAGGCTAAACAAACAGTATGTGTTTTTGACTTCGTTGGTAAAAATGGCGATGTCTATGCGCTGATGAAGGATTATCAACTGGCCGCTAAAACCTGGGGAGCTGATATCGAACTGAAAGTAAACCAGAATGAAGCCGTTATTGCCGAAGATTTTAAAGCAGGCAAATGTGATGGCATCAGTGTGTCAGGCATGCGTGGTCGTCAATTTAACTCATTTACAGGGTCATTAGACGCAATTGGTGCCATTCCTGACCTCAAGCTTGCTGTAAAAGTGATGCAAGGTCTGGCAAGTTCGACTTTTAGTAAATATATGGTTAACGGTCGCTATGAGGTTGTAGGGGTTATTCCAGTAGGAGATGCCTATCTGTTAGTAAATGACCGTAGCATCAATACAGTAGCGAAAGCTGCAGGTAAGAAAATTGCTGTTCTTGACTATGATGAAGCTCAAAAGATTATGGTTCAGCAGGTAGGGGCGCAGGCTGTTAGTGCCGATATAACAAATTTCGGTGCTAAATTTAATAACCATCAGGTAGACATTATTGGTGCGCCAGCGGCGGCCTTTAAACCTTTGGAACTACAAAAAGGTTTAGGGACAAAAGGGGCGATCGTGAACTATCCGATCTTACAGGTGACAGGAAATATTATTATCCGTCCTGATAAGTTCCCAGCTGGTTTTGGTCAGAAATCTAGAGAGTGGGTTTCGGGTCAGTTACCACGTGCCTTTACCATTTTAGGTAAAATGAAAGCTGATATTCCACAAAAATACTGGATGGATGTTCCACCAGCAGATAAACCGGGTTACCAAAAGCTGATGCGTGAGTCACGAATTAGCCTTACACAACGTGGTGTGTATGATAAACGTATGATGAAACTACTATGGCAATTCCGCTGTAAGCAAGATGCTAAAAACTTCGAATGTGGCTTGCAAGACGAGAATTACAAATAATCTTGATAAAAACACTCAAGATTAGCTTTAAACTTCGAAGACAGACCCTATATTGATTATGCTATACTCAATATAGGGTCTTTTTTATTTTGAAAGACACAGCAAAATCCGAGGAACAATCTCATGAATGCCCAAGCTCTAGTTTTGACAGATAATGCTGCCAATAAGGTACGCCAACTCCGTGATAGTGAAGGGAATGACGATCTCATGTTACGTGTATATGTAACAGGAGGCGGGTGTTCAGGATTTTCATATGGCTTTAATTTTGCTGAAAGTGCAAATGAAGATGATGCAGAATTTGTAAATGGCGATGTAAAAATGCTTGTTGACTCGCTTAGCTACCAATATTTAATTGGCTCAGTGGTTGATTATGTAGAAGGTCTTGAAGGTTCGCGTTTTATCATCCAAAACCCGAATGCAACAACAACATGTGGTTGTGGTTCTTCATTCTCGATTTAAAAAGAATTTTAAAATTTAAAAACCTCTCTGTTTTGAGAGGTTTTTTTATTGATCAGATCATTACTTTTCACGGATAGATTCTAAAAAGTATTGCACAAGTTCAGGTGCATTCTGATATGGAATCCAATGCGAAGCATCCATAAAAACTGCGTTATAACTATTTTTAAAATAACTTGAGTTTAACTTGGCACTTTTTTCTGTAACGGCAATATCATGTTTACCCCAAATAAAAAGAGTAGGAACATCTATTGTTTTAAACGGGCTTTGAGGCTTGTCCCAAAAAAAACCACGATACCAGTTCAGCGCCGTGCCTAATCTATTTTCCTTTATAAACTCGATCTCGAAGATTTCGATTTGCTGCTCGGTCATGCCAGATGACTTAAGAAATTTACGACCTAATTTAGGCAACTTTTTAAATAAAAATTCAGGAAGAAGAGGAAGCTGAAAAACTGCAAAATAATAAGATTTAAAGAGTTGGCTGCTGCTTAGGCAGGCTTTTAAAAATGCAGCTTGGTGAGGAACTGAAACTAAAGTGAGATGTTGAATATATTGTGGATACTTCATTGCTACGCCTGAAGCGATTGCCGATCCCCAGTCATGCCCAATTAAATAGACGGGTTGATCTAATTGCTTAATAAAACTTGCAACATCTTCTACAAGTTCACTCAGTGAATATTGAAATCGGCTTTGAGGTCTAGCATTTAAGCTATAACCGCGTTGATGAATTGCAAGTGTTCTAAATTGATGCTGATGCAATAACTTGGAGGTTTGCTCCCAACTATGAGCAGTTTCGGGAAAACCATGTAATAAAACAACGAGTGGGCCATCTATAGGGCCTGAATCAATCACATCGAATGTCCAAGCCCCACGTGTGTATTGATGAATACGTTTGGTCAGATCCATGAAAACATGCCTCAAATTATTTTTGTTGGCACTTATCATGAGTTTTTATGCTTATTTAAATAACAGCATTTCGGGTCAGTAAATGTGCTATGAGGTCGAATCTGACCAATCAAATCAATAAATAGCTTTATACCGCCGTGATCGTCCCTAGAATTCTGAAATCTGAAGCACCTGTTACCGCTGGCAAATTACCACTTAATCCGTTTACAAAACGCATTGCTAACCAAGCAAACGCTGTAGCCTCGACCCAAGTAGGGGAGAGTCCTAACACATCTGTAGGTTGAACTGACCAATTGTGTTTACGTAAACGCCAACGTAATTGTTCTAATAAATAAGAGTTATAAGCACCGCCACCACATACATATACTTCACCTGTTTCCATCTCTGAGCGATAAATTGCTTTTTGAATGGCACGCACAGTAAGTTTTAATAAGGTGGCTTGAATGTTTTCAGGTGTGTCTTCTAACTCATCATAAGTTAGATCGTTTCGCCAATCGATTAACTGATCATCCAACCAGTCAATATTGAAATCTTCACGTCCCGTACTTTTCGGTGGTTCTTTAGAAAAATATTCATGTGCATGAAGGCGATCGAGTAAAGAGCGGATGGGGTGCCCATAAGCTGCCCAATCACCATTTTCATCATATGGATGACCTGTGTGGCGATGACACCACGCATCCATCAAAATATTTGCAGGACCTGTATCAAAACCAAATACACCATCTGCATTGTTGGCAGGCAGCATACTCACATTGGCAATACCACCCAAATTTAAAATCACACGATGAATACTTGGGTGCTGAAATAATGCTTGATGGAAAGCTGGAACTAATGGTGCACCCTGACCGCCAGCTGCCATATCTCTGCGACGAAAATCAGAAACGACAGGAATTTGAGTGATTTCTGCAATGATATTCGGATCACCGATTTGTAAAGTAAAACCATGCTCTGGGCGATGACGAATTGTCTGCCCATGCGAACCAATCGCTTTAATTTGACTTCGATCTAACTGATGTTTTTCAATGAGAGTATTAATCCCGTGACCAATCATTTGGGCCAGAGCAACATCAGCTTTACCCATACGGTCAATTTCATTGTCATCGGGTAAAGTTAATGCCATAAGCTCATCACGTAACTCGGGTTCAAATGGAACTGTAAGAGTGGCATGAAGCTGTAGTGGCTCAAATGAAGCCGCAACAATATCCACACCATCCATACTAGTGCCAGTCATTACGCCGATATAGATTGCGCTCATATGCAACTTCCCCTGCAAGACGCTGAAAAAATGTTAGTATATCGCACAAATTGAATAACTGATGTGTTTAGGTTTTGTGATGTCAAATTTCTTGCCCGCCGAAGAACAGCTTGCCCTCATCCAACGAGGCACGCACGAAATTATTTCAGAAGAAGATTTACTGAAAAAGCTCAAAGAGAACCGTCCTCTTAAAATTAAAGCTGGTTTTGACCCTACAGCACCAGATTTACATTTAGGACATACGGTTCTTATTAATAAATTAAAAACGTTCCAAGATTTAGGTCATGAAGTAACCTTCTTGATTGGTGACTATACTGCCATGATTGGCGACCCGACAGGCAAAAGCGCGACCCGTCCGCCGTTGTCACGTGAACAAGTAGAAGCGAACGCTAAAACTTATCAAGAACAAGTTTTCAAAATATTAGACCCAAATAAAACAAAAGTACGTTTTAACTCAGAATGGTTTAATCAGAAGTCTGCTGCTGACCTTATTCAGTTGGCAAGCCAACAAACCGTATCTCGTATGTTAGAGCGTGATGACTTTACAAAGCGTTATAGCAACCATCAGCCAATTGCGATCCACGAGTTTTTATATCCTTTAGTTCAAGGCTATGACTCTATTGCACTTGAAGCTGACGTAGAGTTAGGTGGTACAGACCAGACTTTTAACTTACTTATGGGCCGTACTTTACAAAGTCGTTATGGCCAAGAATCACAAGTGTGTATCACTGTACCGATTCTAGAAGGTTTAGATGGCGTAAATAAAATGTCTAAATCTTTAGGTAACTATATTGGTGTATTTGATACACCAGGGGCAATGTACCAAAAAGTTTTATCAATGCCTGATTCTTTAATTGAACGCTATTTCGATTTACTCAGCTTTAAATCTCTAGATGAGATCAAAACTTTATTAGATGAAATTGCTGCTGGTCGTAATCCGCAAGAAGTAAAACGTATTCTTGCACTTGAACTAGTTGAACGTTTCCATGATGCAGAAGCTGCAGCTAATGCACATAAAAGTGCTGGCAACCTTATTACAGAAGGTGAAGTACCC is a genomic window containing:
- the erpA gene encoding iron-sulfur cluster insertion protein ErpA, which codes for MNAQALVLTDNAANKVRQLRDSEGNDDLMLRVYVTGGGCSGFSYGFNFAESANEDDAEFVNGDVKMLVDSLSYQYLIGSVVDYVEGLEGSRFIIQNPNATTTCGCGSSFSI
- a CDS encoding alpha/beta fold hydrolase, whose amino-acid sequence is MDLTKRIHQYTRGAWTFDVIDSGPIDGPLVVLLHGFPETAHSWEQTSKLLHQHQFRTLAIHQRGYSLNARPQSRFQYSLSELVEDVASFIKQLDQPVYLIGHDWGSAIASGVAMKYPQYIQHLTLVSVPHQAAFLKACLSSSQLFKSYYFAVFQLPLLPEFLFKKLPKLGRKFLKSSGMTEQQIEIFEIEFIKENRLGTALNWYRGFFWDKPQSPFKTIDVPTLFIWGKHDIAVTEKSAKLNSSYFKNSYNAVFMDASHWIPYQNAPELVQYFLESIREK
- a CDS encoding anhydro-N-acetylmuramic acid kinase, coding for MSAIYIGVMTGTSMDGVDIVAASFEPLQLHATLTVPFEPELRDELMALTLPDDNEIDRMGKADVALAQMIGHGINTLIEKHQLDRSQIKAIGSHGQTIRHRPEHGFTLQIGDPNIIAEITQIPVVSDFRRRDMAAGGQGAPLVPAFHQALFQHPSIHRVILNLGGIANVSMLPANNADGVFGFDTGPANILMDAWCHRHTGHPYDENGDWAAYGHPIRSLLDRLHAHEYFSKEPPKSTGREDFNIDWLDDQLIDWRNDLTYDELEDTPENIQATLLKLTVRAIQKAIYRSEMETGEVYVCGGGAYNSYLLEQLRWRLRKHNWSVQPTDVLGLSPTWVEATAFAWLAMRFVNGLSGNLPAVTGASDFRILGTITAV
- the tyrS gene encoding tyrosine--tRNA ligase, which translates into the protein MCLGFVMSNFLPAEEQLALIQRGTHEIISEEDLLKKLKENRPLKIKAGFDPTAPDLHLGHTVLINKLKTFQDLGHEVTFLIGDYTAMIGDPTGKSATRPPLSREQVEANAKTYQEQVFKILDPNKTKVRFNSEWFNQKSAADLIQLASQQTVSRMLERDDFTKRYSNHQPIAIHEFLYPLVQGYDSIALEADVELGGTDQTFNLLMGRTLQSRYGQESQVCITVPILEGLDGVNKMSKSLGNYIGVFDTPGAMYQKVLSMPDSLIERYFDLLSFKSLDEIKTLLDEIAAGRNPQEVKRILALELVERFHDAEAAANAHKSAGNLITEGEVPEDTPEVTISRGEFGGEIFIATILRLAGLNPNAAAAKDAVARGAVKVDWKAVDASFSVKENGTFIIQSGKKAIARVTFTD